The following are from one region of the Primulina tabacum isolate GXHZ01 unplaced genomic scaffold, ASM2559414v2 Contig767, whole genome shotgun sequence genome:
- the LOC142534971 gene encoding serine/threonine-protein kinase ATM-like isoform X2 → MPFQLWRNITMMVCLDVWSGTPSLITLTRLRLLLKVSLARLFFAIAKRKILQVLHFILELFNLLNAKLYEGCSECRRNSQAKPDFPNLSDAHSIHDPLPLNSREKLILDVEMDMNGGSIDVDRLGIDGSQTTGSSVSLVNQKLNFLSIISSFFPILSLLTWEITFNLREKENDHKYLKNFLCILSRHPHWSSCRHILDLSNGVGTQNTVASSFTKRESEECLTSLGDLVTKVFDNSLFDWYYRAKLVNCLCNFVLLRPQLAQLVIDKLFMLLRDPDYRVRLCLARRIGVLFQTWDGHFELFQDVCSNFGRKLVTSSGEKIVRAREVLSAGPQPRPIMETIVVTLMHLVLHGEKNRVRVFIIYVVASIDPSQRELVSAVLGSLSKETCYTNRTKFLEELMGPILFNWVACGVSLVALVEARGIFASNLEPMNFIKYCCPWLLPALILQEDANSLKWVSKVACQPCAALVKSHFVHIFSVCMAMHCSKKAGWERGSRVLETSILLIVHISEHERDELINKKVVLSLTAYNFSFSF, encoded by the exons ATGCCATTTCAATTGTGGAGAAATATTACAATGATGGTTTGTCTGGATGTTTGGAGTGGAACTCCATCATTAATAACATTGACTCGACTGCGACTTCTTTTAAAAGTTTCACTAGCTCGCCTTTTCTTTGCAATTGCCAAGAGAAAAATATTGcaagttcttcattttattttggAATTGTTCAATCTTCTGAATGCAAAATTGTATGAAGGATGTTCAGAGTGCAGAAGGAATTCTCAAGCAAAGCCAGACTTCCCCAATTTATCAGACGCCCACTCCATTCATGATCCTTTGCCGCTAAATAGCAGGGAAAAATTGATTTTGGATGTGGAGATGGATATGAACGGTGGGtctattgatgtagataggttAGGTATTGACGGTAGTCAGACAACTGGGTCTTCCGTTTCTTTAGTGAATCAGAAATTGAATTTCCTGTCAATCATTTCAAGTTTTTTCCCAATTTTATCATTGTTGACGTGGGAAATCACGTTCAATCTTAGGGAAAAAGAGAACGACCACAAGTATCTTA AAAACTTTCTATGCATTCTCAGCCGGCATCCTCACTGGTCTTCCTGCAGACATATAttggatttg TCAAATGGGGTTGGAACTCAGAATACTGTTGCATCTTCCTTTACGAAAAGGGAGTCCGAAGAG TGCTTGACTTCTCTCGGAGATTTGGTGACTAAAGTCTTTGATAACAGTCTCTTCGACTGGTATTATCGTGCGAAGCTTGTTAACTGTTTATGCAATTTTGTATTGCTCAGACCACAACTTGCTCAG TTAGTGATCGACAAGCTATTTATGCTGCTCCGAGATCCTGATTATCGAGTTAGGCTTTGCCTAGCTCGTCGGATTGGCGTCCTTTTCCAGACATGGGACGGTCACTTTGAACTCTTCCAAGATGTTTG TTCAAATTTTGGAAGGAAATTGGTTACTTCCTCTGGGGAGAAAATAGTTCGAGCACGGGAAGTTTTGTCTGCTGGTCCTCAACCTCGTCCGATTATGGAAACAATTGTCGTAACTCTTATGCATCTTGTACTGCATGGTGAGAAAAATAGAGTTAGAG tttttattatatatgttgTTGCTTCTATCGATCCCTCCCAAAG AGAACTAGTCAGTGCTGTGCTTGGCAGTTTATCTAAGGAAACATGCTATACAAACAGGACAAAG TTCTTGGAGGAGCTTATGGGGCCAATTCTTTTTAATTGGGTTGCTTGTGGTGTAAGCTTAGTTGCACTTGTTGAG GCAAGAGGCATTTTTGCGTCGAATTTGGAACCTATGAACTTCATAAAATATTGTTGTCCGTGGCTGCTTCCGGCTTTGATCTTGCAGGAAGATGCTAACAGCTTAAAATGGGTTTCTAAG GTTGCTTGCCAGCCTTGTGCAGCTTTAGTTAAGAGTCATTTTGTGCATATCTTTTCTGTCTGTATGGCAATGCATTGCAGTAAGAAAGCTGGGTGGGAGAGGGGATCAAGAGTGCTGGAAACTTCTATTTTACTTATCGTTCATATCTCTGAACATGAAAGGGATGAACTCATTAACAAGAAAGTGGTACTTTCACTTACTGCCTACAACTTTAGTTTTAGCTTTTAA
- the LOC142534971 gene encoding serine/threonine-protein kinase ATM-like isoform X3 — MFFAAPNEKSSQKLAFPLNEVDAAFMLLCSIMLSDTKDSYLVPFEIWDLRLFKRTLSTSSLCFISCYFSKRTSLGDLQYFLDLRQNVLPAVLAILNLKEFTTLNERFVVLLPAAAFALSTGSTPLLYDASGLLPLLYATEPVEELAKVASMTDAVNSYENLKFPCSYILDGICCLVASLLLSNGVGTQNTVASSFTKRESEECLTSLGDLVTKVFDNSLFDWYYRAKLVNCLCNFVLLRPQLAQLVIDKLFMLLRDPDYRVRLCLARRIGVLFQTWDGHFELFQDVCSNFGRKLVTSSGEKIVRAREVLSAGPQPRPIMETIVVTLMHLVLHGEKNRVRVFIIYVVASIDPSQRELVSAVLGSLSKETCYTNRTKFLEELMGPILFNWVACGVSLVALVEARGIFASNLEPMNFIKYCCPWLLPALILQEDANSLKWVSKVACQPCAALVKSHFVHIFSVCMAMHCSKKAGWERGSRVLETSILLIVHISEHERDELINKKVVLSLTAYNFSFSF; from the exons ATGTTTTTTGCTGCTCCAAATGAGAAATCATCGCAGAAGCTAGCTTTTCCCTTGAATGAG GTGGATGCTGCTTTTATGCTGCTTTGTAGCATAATGTTGAGC GATACAAAAGATTCATATCTTGTTCCTTTCGAGATATGGGATCTTCGGCTATTTAAACGCACACTTTCAAC GTCTTCTTTGTGCTTCATCTCATGCTACTTCTCCAAGAGAACCTCGCTG GGTGATCTGCAATATTTTTTGGATCTTCGGCAGAATGTGTTACCAGCTGTTTTAGCTATACTTAACTTGAAG GAATTCACAACACTGAATGAGCGGTTCGTTGTGCTGCTTCCGGCAGCTGCATTTGCCCTTTCTACTGGTTCTACCCCTCTTCTGTATGACGCTTCAGGACTTCTGCCATTGCTCTATGCTACTGAGCCTGTGGAGGAATTGGCCAAG GTTGCGTCTATGACTGATGCAGTAAATTCATATGAAAATCTTAAATTCCCGTGTTCCTACATACTAGATGGCATCTGTTGTTTGGTGGCAAGCCTGTTGCTGTCAAATGGGGTTGGAACTCAGAATACTGTTGCATCTTCCTTTACGAAAAGGGAGTCCGAAGAG TGCTTGACTTCTCTCGGAGATTTGGTGACTAAAGTCTTTGATAACAGTCTCTTCGACTGGTATTATCGTGCGAAGCTTGTTAACTGTTTATGCAATTTTGTATTGCTCAGACCACAACTTGCTCAG TTAGTGATCGACAAGCTATTTATGCTGCTCCGAGATCCTGATTATCGAGTTAGGCTTTGCCTAGCTCGTCGGATTGGCGTCCTTTTCCAGACATGGGACGGTCACTTTGAACTCTTCCAAGATGTTTG TTCAAATTTTGGAAGGAAATTGGTTACTTCCTCTGGGGAGAAAATAGTTCGAGCACGGGAAGTTTTGTCTGCTGGTCCTCAACCTCGTCCGATTATGGAAACAATTGTCGTAACTCTTATGCATCTTGTACTGCATGGTGAGAAAAATAGAGTTAGAG tttttattatatatgttgTTGCTTCTATCGATCCCTCCCAAAG AGAACTAGTCAGTGCTGTGCTTGGCAGTTTATCTAAGGAAACATGCTATACAAACAGGACAAAG TTCTTGGAGGAGCTTATGGGGCCAATTCTTTTTAATTGGGTTGCTTGTGGTGTAAGCTTAGTTGCACTTGTTGAG GCAAGAGGCATTTTTGCGTCGAATTTGGAACCTATGAACTTCATAAAATATTGTTGTCCGTGGCTGCTTCCGGCTTTGATCTTGCAGGAAGATGCTAACAGCTTAAAATGGGTTTCTAAG GTTGCTTGCCAGCCTTGTGCAGCTTTAGTTAAGAGTCATTTTGTGCATATCTTTTCTGTCTGTATGGCAATGCATTGCAGTAAGAAAGCTGGGTGGGAGAGGGGATCAAGAGTGCTGGAAACTTCTATTTTACTTATCGTTCATATCTCTGAACATGAAAGGGATGAACTCATTAACAAGAAAGTGGTACTTTCACTTACTGCCTACAACTTTAGTTTTAGCTTTTAA
- the LOC142534971 gene encoding serine/threonine-protein kinase ATM-like isoform X1, which produces MSKELDQMSNSSTDSPWGEKCVIMTSSQFKVAELAALVFCRVCANTYKSPVTEKRARREHVVVLIKERVVEGKWPWLACDMELPYAVFANILQSHLNWLVVLSSLKVDAAFMLLCSIMLSDTKDSYLVPFEIWDLRLFKRTLSTSSLCFISCYFSKRTSLGDLQYFLDLRQNVLPAVLAILNLKEFTTLNERFVVLLPAAAFALSTGSTPLLYDASGLLPLLYATEPVEELAKVASMTDAVNSYENLKFPCSYILDGICCLVASLLLSNGVGTQNTVASSFTKRESEECLTSLGDLVTKVFDNSLFDWYYRAKLVNCLCNFVLLRPQLAQLVIDKLFMLLRDPDYRVRLCLARRIGVLFQTWDGHFELFQDVCSNFGRKLVTSSGEKIVRAREVLSAGPQPRPIMETIVVTLMHLVLHGEKNRVRVFIIYVVASIDPSQRELVSAVLGSLSKETCYTNRTKFLEELMGPILFNWVACGVSLVALVEARGIFASNLEPMNFIKYCCPWLLPALILQEDANSLKWVSKVACQPCAALVKSHFVHIFSVCMAMHCSKKAGWERGSRVLETSILLIVHISEHERDELINKKVVLSLTAYNFSFSF; this is translated from the exons ATGAGCAAGGAGCTTGATCAAATGAGTAATTCCAGCACCGATTCACCCTG GGGTGAAAAATGTGTGATTATGACAAGCTCACAGTTCAAGGTGGCGGAGCTTGCTGCCCTTGTGTTTTGCCGG GTGTGCGCTAATACATATAAAAGCCCAGTTACTGAAAAACGTGCCCGGAGGGAGCATGTGGTTGTCCTGATAAAAGAGAGAGTCGTGGAGGGCAAATGGCCATG GTTGGCATGTGATATGGAACTGCCTTATGCGGTGTTTGCCAACATTTTGCAATCTCACCTCAATT GGTTAGTTGTGCTCTCGTCTTTGAAGGTGGATGCTGCTTTTATGCTGCTTTGTAGCATAATGTTGAGC GATACAAAAGATTCATATCTTGTTCCTTTCGAGATATGGGATCTTCGGCTATTTAAACGCACACTTTCAAC GTCTTCTTTGTGCTTCATCTCATGCTACTTCTCCAAGAGAACCTCGCTG GGTGATCTGCAATATTTTTTGGATCTTCGGCAGAATGTGTTACCAGCTGTTTTAGCTATACTTAACTTGAAG GAATTCACAACACTGAATGAGCGGTTCGTTGTGCTGCTTCCGGCAGCTGCATTTGCCCTTTCTACTGGTTCTACCCCTCTTCTGTATGACGCTTCAGGACTTCTGCCATTGCTCTATGCTACTGAGCCTGTGGAGGAATTGGCCAAG GTTGCGTCTATGACTGATGCAGTAAATTCATATGAAAATCTTAAATTCCCGTGTTCCTACATACTAGATGGCATCTGTTGTTTGGTGGCAAGCCTGTTGCTGTCAAATGGGGTTGGAACTCAGAATACTGTTGCATCTTCCTTTACGAAAAGGGAGTCCGAAGAG TGCTTGACTTCTCTCGGAGATTTGGTGACTAAAGTCTTTGATAACAGTCTCTTCGACTGGTATTATCGTGCGAAGCTTGTTAACTGTTTATGCAATTTTGTATTGCTCAGACCACAACTTGCTCAG TTAGTGATCGACAAGCTATTTATGCTGCTCCGAGATCCTGATTATCGAGTTAGGCTTTGCCTAGCTCGTCGGATTGGCGTCCTTTTCCAGACATGGGACGGTCACTTTGAACTCTTCCAAGATGTTTG TTCAAATTTTGGAAGGAAATTGGTTACTTCCTCTGGGGAGAAAATAGTTCGAGCACGGGAAGTTTTGTCTGCTGGTCCTCAACCTCGTCCGATTATGGAAACAATTGTCGTAACTCTTATGCATCTTGTACTGCATGGTGAGAAAAATAGAGTTAGAG tttttattatatatgttgTTGCTTCTATCGATCCCTCCCAAAG AGAACTAGTCAGTGCTGTGCTTGGCAGTTTATCTAAGGAAACATGCTATACAAACAGGACAAAG TTCTTGGAGGAGCTTATGGGGCCAATTCTTTTTAATTGGGTTGCTTGTGGTGTAAGCTTAGTTGCACTTGTTGAG GCAAGAGGCATTTTTGCGTCGAATTTGGAACCTATGAACTTCATAAAATATTGTTGTCCGTGGCTGCTTCCGGCTTTGATCTTGCAGGAAGATGCTAACAGCTTAAAATGGGTTTCTAAG GTTGCTTGCCAGCCTTGTGCAGCTTTAGTTAAGAGTCATTTTGTGCATATCTTTTCTGTCTGTATGGCAATGCATTGCAGTAAGAAAGCTGGGTGGGAGAGGGGATCAAGAGTGCTGGAAACTTCTATTTTACTTATCGTTCATATCTCTGAACATGAAAGGGATGAACTCATTAACAAGAAAGTGGTACTTTCACTTACTGCCTACAACTTTAGTTTTAGCTTTTAA